Part of the Tolypothrix sp. PCC 7910 genome, AACTTTCATAGACTCAAGGATTTTAGGTAAGTCTTCGGCTAAAAAATCCAAGTCAATTTCTGCCTTTTTATATTCTACTCTCGGTAAAGCAATATTAACTTCTTGCTGATAAATAGCAATCAATTCTAGCAAATGTTTAACATACTCGCTGGCATGAGTAATATTACCATATATAAAATTAATAGGATTATTAATTTCGTGTGCAATGCCTGCTACTACTTCTCCCAATGAAGACATTTTTTCGCTTTGAATTAATTGCGTTTGTGTCTGCTGTAATTGTTGCAAAGCTTGTTGCAAATTTTGATTTTTATCTTCAATTTCTTGTGTTCTCTCTGCTATTTTTTCCTCTAAGTTATAATTGTAATCTTCCAATCTGTGATTAGTTTGCGCCAAATTATGGTAGAGCATGGCATTTTCTAAAGAGATGGCAGCTTGAGTAGTTAATAGTTGGAGAACATTAATGCGATCGTGTGTAAAAGCTCCAGTAGTGAGATTATTTTCCAAATACAGAATACCTACTAATTTACCTTGATGAATAATTGGCAAACATAATAGACTCTGTGGTTTTTCTCGAATAATATACGGTTCTCGTGCTAAAAAAGATACATTCTTAACCTCATCAACAACAAATATTTCTCTATGACGTTTAACATAGTTAATCAAAGTTACAGGTACATCAAGGCTAGATTCTAAAATACTTGCTGGAAAAGATATAGAGATGGATTCAGAAATCGAACTGACACTAACTGTAGCAACTTTCAATTCTCCAGTATCACCTTCGCTCAAAATCAAAGACGATTTAGAAGCTCCAGCATTTTCCATAACAACTTGCATCAATATCGACATCAATTTATCTAGATCAATTTCTCCAGAGAGTGCTTGAGAAACTTTGATAATAGCTGTTAAATCTAGAGAGTCAGAAATACTGATTTTAGAACCTATTATAGTCTGATTAAAGCTTTGATGAGATATTGATTGCTCAATAGCAAAAGCAACTTTTTCGTTTGCTTGGTGACTTTGGCTATCTGGCTGAAGTATAGATGCAAGCAATCTGGGGTACCGGATCACCAAATCATCAACTTTAGCTTTTGCTCCCCAGCGACTATAGGCATAGTAGGAATCAATCAGATATATTTTGGCTATTTTCTCTTTTCCCCAAGCTAGATAGAATCTAGCTGCCAGCTCATTAGCCAAAGCTTCTTCATTGACATACTGATTTTCTTTAGCTAAAGATATAGCACGATCATAGCAATCTATTGCTTCCAGATATTCACCCCTAACACGATACCTTTCTGCTTCTACTAAATAAAATTTATGTAAATAATTCATTGGGGCATGATATGCCCAAAACTTCATTTTTTCCTGATGAGCTTGTATTGTGTCTAAAATCTGATTCTGTTCGGCTTGAGTGAAATTATTGTAGGCTGCTAATTTTGCTAGTGAATCATAAAAGTAGACAAGCGGAAAAACTAAATTACCTACTCCACAATCTAAATAGTTAAAAGCTAATTTAGAATTTTCAATAGCTTGATCAAACTCATGAAATAGATAGCATAAATATATTTTGTTAAAATACAAATACAAAAGACCTATGCCATCTTTAACTTGCATTTTAATTGGCAGCATCTTTTCTTCATCATAAGCCTCACCAATCAAACTACAGCGCTGTTCTGAACTTTGCAGCAAATTCAAAACGCTTTGACGATATACATGGTGCCAAATCAATACTCTCTCTTGCTTTATTTGAGATATAACATTACTGTAGCTTGCCATTTCCAATGCCACTTCATTCAGTTCTCTACCAACGAAGTATGATGCATAAGAATGAGTATAAATACAATAGCTAGCAAATTCTAAATCACCTGTCTGCAATGCAGCAGAGTAACCTTCTAGTAAAGGATTTAATATTTCCTTGGTATGCTTTTTGCAATGTCTAATAGTGGCATAAAATATTTCTATAACTTTGGCTTTTAATTCTCCGACGTTAAACTTATTTGTGAGACTTAAAGCTAGGTTACCAAATTGATAACCAGATTCAATATCTCCCATCATCCCACAAAGAATTAATCCATAAAGAACATAAGCAAAACTAGATAGGGGTGCATTACCATATTTGAGTGACAATTCTATTTGTTTTATAACTATTAAGGGAAAATATTGTGGAGCTGCTTGATATACAAAAGAAGATGAACTAGATATAATTCTGATTACAGCTAGGAATTTTGCATCTGTCATATTTGGTAAATGAATTAAGTCTTCTATATTTCTTTCACCAATATTTGATGTAATCTCTGCCATTGCTAGCTGAACATCTGATATTCCTGGATTTTCTGGAAACTCCACTCCCAACAATTTTACAAAGTTTAATGCAGTATTAACTGAATTTAATGGTTGATTTTGTGCTCCATAGGCTTGAATCTTAACATCATAAACTTTAACTTTTTCTAACAGAGTTTTAGCCTGTAATAAGACTACATTAACTAATTGCTCCATCTGCTCAAATTCACCACATAAGTAAGCTGCTTCTGCTGCTGTCTCATACAACTTTAAAGTTAATTGATACTTACTGATCCAACTATCATTTGGTAGCAGTTCAATTCCTATTTTTAAATATTTAATAGCTGCTGCATAAGCTGTTGAAGATAAAGCTTTAGTTCCTGCTATTAAATTCATTTGAGCTAGCTCTTCACGCTGATGCAAATCTGTGATTAGTTCTACAGCGATATTTAATTGATTAACAAGTTGAAAAATCTTCTCTTCTCTTTCTTCATCTGGAATATTAGACCATAGTAATAATCCAATTTTCAAGTGAATGTGCTTTCTTTGATCTTCAGGAATCAGAAAATAAGCTGCCTGTTGTACCCTATCATGTATAAATTTATATCTAGGAGTTTGGAAATTACTAGCTGATGATTGCTGTAAAGTTGGGCTAATAGAACTGTCTGTTGAAGTATGACCTTCTTGAAACAACTTATATAGATCAGTCTGAGGTAATATTAGCCCTTCATGTAACGCTGACCATAATTTTGATGCAGTTTCAACTACAGATTTATCATTAACAATCGCCAAAGTTTTCAAGTCAAATTCGTTACCAATGCAAGCAGCAAGTTGTAAAACTTCTTGTGTGAATATTGGTAATTTTCCTATTTGTAGCGCCATAAATTCTACAACATCATCTGTTAGCACTAATGTCTGTAGAGTTTCTAAATCGTATTGCCAAGAGCTAGTTCCAAAATTAAAGTTAATTATTCCATCTTGATGTAATGATTTCAAAAATTGATTAGTAAAGAATGGATTACCCTTGGTTTTAGAAAATACCATTTGGCTGAGAGGCAAAGCTTTCTCTTCTCGGCAATGCAGAGTATCTGCAATTAAGCGATTTAAATGAGCTTGATTTAAAGGAGATAAAGTAATTTGATTAATAGTTACCCCTAAATTTTTCATTTCTTTAATTGTCAAAGAAAGTGGGTGTGCCTGAGCTACTTCGTTATCACGATATGCTCCAATAATTAGCAACCCGCCTGCCGTGCGATCGCTATTTGATGCCTGTGTCTCCTGTACGTCCCAAGCCTCTCCTTCAAAAATAGGATTCCAGATATTTTCTCTACTTTCCACCGACAATAAAGCAGAATTATTATTGTCTACTTTATTTTGACTCATTAACAATTGAATAAACTTTAAAGAAGCTGTATCTGCCCATTGCAAGTCATCCAAAAACATTACTAGAGGATGCTCTTTAGTGCTAAATACCTGTACAAATCTTTGAAACAGTAAATTAAACCGATTTTGAACAGCACTACCAGATAATTCAGCAACATTTGGCTGTTGACCAAGAATGTATTCTAGTTCAGGAATCACATCAATAATTACCTGAGCTTGCTCACCTAAAACCGCAAGAATTTTGTTGCGCCACTTCTGTACCTGAACATCTGTTTCTAACAGTAACTGCCCAATTAAATCTCGAAATGCCTGCACTAGTCCTGACAAAGGAATATCCCTTTGGAATTGATCGAATTTACCTTTAATAAAGTAACTCTGTTGCCGCAAAATTGGCTTATGAACTTCGTTAACCACAGCAGTTTTACCAATTCCAGAGAACCCAGCAACTAATATCATTTCTGTTGTTCCCCTGGTGACGCGCTCAAAAGCTGCTAGTAAAGTAGCAATTTCTGCTTGGCGGCCATAAAGTTTTTCCGGGATAACAAATCGGTCTGAGATATCTTTAAGTGCTAATTCAAAGCTTGTAATAGAAGCAGTTTTTTGCCATTGCTTAAAACAAAATTCTAAGTCATATCTGAGTCCGTAAGCACTCTGATAACGGTCTTCGGCATTTTTAGATATCAGCTTGTCGATAATATCAGACAAAATCGGAGGAATTTTGTTATTTGTACGGCTAGCTTTTGGTGGCTGTTTAGCAATATGACAGTAAACTAAATCCATTGCGTCAGTACTAATGAAGGGTAACTGTCCGGTCAGGAGTTCAAAGAAAGTTACACCTAAAGAATAAAAATCGGTGCGGTAGTCAATACCTCTATTCATTCTTCCTGTCTGTTCAGGAGATATATAAGCCAGCGTTCCTTCTAAAACATTAGGATTTCTTAGGGATTGAATTTCTCTAGATAAGAGAGTAGCGATACTAAAATCAATGATTTTGACTTCTAGAGTAGTAGGGTTAATTAGAATATTGGCAGTCTTAATATCTTTGTGAATGATGCGACTGCGATGTAGTTCTTCTAGTGTAGATGTGATAGCTATAGCGATAGGGAAAAATTCTTGGAGAGATAGGCAATATTTTCCTGCACTTTTATAATGCTGTATCCAATCTTTCAGCGATATACCCCCGAAGTCTTCCATGATTAGGGCATAGCTGTTACCATAAGTTTCCTGACTTAGAGGTTTAACTATTCCTGGAACTTTCAGGTTTTTGGTAATTGTGTATTGATTGCGGAATTGGGCTATTTCTTGGAAAGTCGGAAACTCGTTCCGCATCAATTTAATAATTACAGTTTTTTCATCTTGTTCTCTAATGCCTCGATATACTATGGTTTTGCTGCCATTGTAAACTTGCTCTGTAATGCGATATCCACGAAGGGAGAGTATTTTATCAGATAATATATACATTGCAGCACAGTTAATCATATTATGGTTCTAATTTAGTATTCCCTTTAAATTACTCGTGTTATCACAATATTTTTGTAAATAGTTACCATTGTTGGTAGAAACATAGATAATCAATTTCAGTATATTTACTAATCTCTATAGCCGTAAGCATTCTTAAAAAGTTAGCTCTCCCACTTATTTAAAAAGTGAGAGAGCTAACTCTAGCTTATTTCCTTGCAATTACACTTACATTTACTATCTACAGACCCAAGTTTGTTAACATTTACCTTTTTAGCTACTCAATCAGCAAACTTGGAGAAGTCAGTACAAACACATCTCTTGTGCCTGGGGCTGGCATCTCTGGTTTAATTGGAGTAGTAAAGTGGAAAAACTCATGATCGTTGACTAATAAAAGTTCTCCAGGGTACAAAATTTTGTTAAAAATAGGTTTTTCTTTCTTGGCAGTATATAAATGTGTTTCTCCTCCGAGAATATTGTCTCTAGCCACAGAGAAGATACCGATAAAATCAGTTCCATCCTGATGAATTCCTTCCGGCGCTGGATTACCCAAATTGTCTGGTGAACAGGTAGTTCTAATCTGGTGTACTCCTATTTCTGCCTCTGGATGAAGTTTACAAGAATCAGTAAATGCTAAAACAAGATTTTTAAATATATCAAGTTCTATGAGTGCATCATCTAATTCTGCAAACTCTCTTTTAATGTCTCCTACTAATGGATTATAGCTTTTGCTTTGGAACAGATGACCATGAGGTAATTTAATTAATTTATCCTCAGTAATCGTGAACCTAGATAATCTTCTAGAACGATAGTTGCCTTTGATATAAGGATCAATAGGCATATCGTTAAAAAATGGTTTAAATCCTTCTAAATTAATAGAATTTACTTTTCTGACGGTAAACAGAAAAGCATATTCTAATTCCGTGGCTCCCCAGACTTTTTGCATAGGATTTACCTACTTGCACTTTGCAATCCTCCCGCTTCTTTCTCTTAGGAGGCTGATAATATCTATTTTATGCTACTTTTTATTAAAATGTCGTAAAAATAACTACATAAATTGTCAATTAATGATATAGAAGTATGACTTTGAGTAAAATCTACCCCTAGCAGTACTAGAGCAGAATTAAAGTATATTTATTATTCATTGGGCGTGTCAGTACCAAAAATTACATAGTTGTTTTCAGCGATTGACTGACTAACCAACCCCAAACGTTGAAATATTTATAACCAGCAGCTTTGGCGATCGCAGTATAATGTACCAATTTAAGGCGGTACGTTCAGGCGGGTCAAGAATTGCTGCTTCAAACTTCTACAAAACAACTGCAATCACAAGCCTGAGAGAGTTCAAATATAGCCAAATCAAAGTATATTGATGAGAGGCAAAGTATAAAGAAAAAATTAAAATTTAGAGCTTGCCAAAAGCAGACTCAGACAAATTTTTTGCCTGTGCATTACTGATATATTGATGACGCATCACTTAAATGATTGATTGGCTTTATAACTACCCACTTCTTTATCCAGGTATTTTACTCAAGCGCTACAAGCGCTTTTTTGCTGATGTTCAACTTGCTTCTGGGGAGGTGGTAACAGCACATTGTCCCAATACAGGGCCAATGACTGGAGTATCAACTATTGGGAGTTTGGTACAACTGTCACTCAGTGATAATCCTAACCGCAAGCTAGCTTACACTCTCGAATTAATTCAGGTGCATGATAATGAACCGACTTGGGTAGGTGTGAATACTGCGTTACCAAATCGGGTAATTAAGTTAGCTTTAGCAAAACGTCTGTTTCCAGAGTTAGGTGACTATAATCACATCAAAGGTGAGGTGGTTTATGGTCAAGATAAAAAAAGCCGCGTGGATTTTTTATTGACAGGAAGCGAGCAAGAACGCCCAATTTATTTAGAGGTGAAAAATACCACTTTCTCTGAAGGGAGGTTAGCTCTATTTCCTGACACAGAAACCACAAGGGGACAAAAGCACTTACGAGAACTGATGGCGCTATTACCTGTAACTCGTGCGGTAATGCTGTACTTTATTAATCGCAGTGATTGTACAGAGTTTGCTCCAGGCGATATGACAGATCCTATATATGGTAAGTTGTTGCGGGATGCGATCGCACTTGGTTTGGAAGTTTTACCCTGCCGTTTTGATGTCTGTCCAGAAGGTATCCGTTATTTAGGTTTAGCAAAACTGAAAATTTAGTGAAAAGTCCAAAGTCCAGAGTCAATAGTAAATGTGAAATATCTCTCTTAACAATGGTTAGTTTTTAGTGTTTGCGGGGCAAGGGGGACAAAGGAGAAATAACCCAATGCCCGATGCCCAATGCCCAATTTAAACTTGATGAGACGCAAGAAAAGCTTCGACTTCAGCTGCAGTTGGTTGGGAAGCGATCGCTCCTGGTTTAATAGTGGTTAATGCCCCTACAGCGCTAGCATAGGTAACAATCCGTTTTGCTGTTTCTGCATTTCCCATACCTTGGATACCGTGCTGAAGTAGTTGGTGAATAAATCCTGCCAAAAAGCTATCCCCTGCACCTGTGGTATCTACTACAGGTATAGAAAATGATGGTAATCGGCCTTCGTTCTCTGCCAAACAATAGGCACAACCATTTTCCCCATCTGTTATTAGTACTCCTTCAACTGAATCTAGGCGATAAGTGATTGCGCCAGCATCATGTGTACCAAATAACCATTCTGCTTCTTCTTTAGAAAGTTTGAGAAAGTCAACTCGCTTAAATAATTCCGCTATTTTTTGGCGAGCAATATTCTCATCGTGCCAAAATACAGGTCGCCAATTCACATCCAGCACAATTTTCAGGTCGTAATATACTGCCAATTCTAGGGCGCGGTGAATTGCTTTTTCACTTTCGGGATAGGCTAATTCCAAAGTACCTAAAACCAGAAAATCTGCTTCTTGAAATAAAGAACGAGGCAATTGTTCTGCTTGCAGACGAGTATCAGCAAATTCAGTGGTATCATATTTACCGAATCCCGCAAAAGAGCGATCGCCTGCTAAATCCCTGACTACATATACTTGCCTAGTGGGTGCTGTGGGATGGCGTTGTACTCCTGTTGTATCGACACCTACATCTTTCAAGAGTGTTACCAGTGTATTTCCCGGTTCATCTTCACCAACAGATCCGATAAAACCAGTTGGTGTCCCCAGCTTTACTAAAGCACAGGCTACGTTAGCTGGTGCCCCTCCTGGGTAAGGAGTCCACGACTTAACTTCTTCTAGCTTTAGCCCCAATTGATCGGCTAAACAATCAAACAAAACTTCACCGAGGCACAAAACACGGGGATTACTCATTTCATTTTCGGGTTGCGATTTTGGAGTCAGATTTTCCAGTATAAAATCTACAATAATCTCCACTCCCTGTCGCCAGTCCTTCATACAATGAAATAGCAATTTTTGCTACTCAGATTAAGATGTATGTGCTTTTTTTACCCACATTTCTTAGTATCAGTAAGGAGGGAAGCTAATTAATTATTCTGTATTAATTAATACTTTGGTGTTGTCAATTACATTACCAAGATTCATAACTAAAAAGAAATTATGGAAATTATCATGCTAATGACCCTGAAAAGGCCTGCCTACAAAAGAATCTTCTAGAATTAGAAAGAGCGATTAAGTACATATACCAAGGGAGGATAGAATAAGTCATGGCTGCTGGCGAGTCTCAGACCCCTGTTAGTCTGTCAGACAGAGAACTGCAAATTATCGACTTAGTGGCCGCTGGCTTAACTAACCAAGAGATTGCAGGGAAACTGGAAATTAGCAAACGCACAGTTGATAACCATATCAGCAATATTCTCACTAAAACCCAGACAGAAAATCGAGTAGCTCTTGTACGCTGGGCACTACAGTGGGGAAAAGTTTGTTTGAATGATGTCAATTGCTGTTCTCTGCCTAACCATAACGATTAGACAAGTTGCTAGTCAGAACGCGATTGATGCTGTTTGTTCCGGACAACATTTGTTGCGTTATCATGTTCGAGTTCTTTTGGTTTACAGCCTAGGCAAATTAGACGCTTGAGTGAGAGTTCTCCTCTTCACGCCGTTATTCCAGTGTGAATCTCTACCAAAATCAGCGTTGAAATTCAGCAGATTCTCAAGATGGGCTATTGATGCTCCTCACAAGGGATTCTTTCCAATATCGGTAGAGTTTTTCCTGACTTTACCGATGGGAAGGTTCCCTTTTGCCCATCGCAAGAATCATTTGATATTAGGTGTTTGGTGATGGGTGTTTGGGGTTTGGTCTTAGTGATTTACCCATTACCCAGTCCCCATTACCCCTTATCCCCAGAGGGGGCCCCGAGTTCCCCAACCTCCAATTCAATAAAAATTAGCAATAATCTCTAAGTTCAAGCGCTACATTTGAAAGAAATCTATTTTGCTCCATCACTTTGGGGAGCAGTGTTTATATGAATACTTCTACTTCTGTTCAAAGTGGCTCCTCTCCCTTTGACTTTTTCAACTTTGATTTGACTCTACCTTTGACCGGCAAAGCTCCACAGGTTACAGAAAACACTTGTGTAGGAAAAGATTCCGCATCTACCTCTACCAACTTTCATAAATCTACACAAGATGCTGAACTACTCAGGCAGCTATCATTTATACCTGGATTGAAAGAAATTTTGATGCTGCGACAAGTTCATGCCTTAGAACACGCTACTGTTTGGGTGTTGAGTGAATCAAAAAGTGTATGTACTCGTGGTACAGAAGCTAGCACTGTGCAAGTTGATAACGAATTGTTAGGTGGTTTGTCTACAGAACAAGGATTTTACCTGTATGGCGAAGTAAATATTAGTGATTTACGCCGCGCAGTTACCCTGGCTTTACATCGCCTTACTAACGGCGAATGGGATTTAGCTGTACACCCCCGCTGCGGGACAAATTTATCTGTAGCCATGCTCTTAACTGCTGGATTGGCTGTAGGTGTAAATCTTCTGCTACCGTTTCGACCAATTGAGCAACTCATAGGTTTGGGGCTAGCAGCTACAACAGCAGCCGAACTCTCACCAGATTTAGGTTTTATGGCACAGCGCTATTTAACAACTGCGATTCCCTTTAACCTCAAAATTGAAAATATTATTCGTAAACGCGATGTTTGGGGA contains:
- a CDS encoding ATP-binding sensor histidine kinase, whose product is MYILSDKILSLRGYRITEQVYNGSKTIVYRGIREQDEKTVIIKLMRNEFPTFQEIAQFRNQYTITKNLKVPGIVKPLSQETYGNSYALIMEDFGGISLKDWIQHYKSAGKYCLSLQEFFPIAIAITSTLEELHRSRIIHKDIKTANILINPTTLEVKIIDFSIATLLSREIQSLRNPNVLEGTLAYISPEQTGRMNRGIDYRTDFYSLGVTFFELLTGQLPFISTDAMDLVYCHIAKQPPKASRTNNKIPPILSDIIDKLISKNAEDRYQSAYGLRYDLEFCFKQWQKTASITSFELALKDISDRFVIPEKLYGRQAEIATLLAAFERVTRGTTEMILVAGFSGIGKTAVVNEVHKPILRQQSYFIKGKFDQFQRDIPLSGLVQAFRDLIGQLLLETDVQVQKWRNKILAVLGEQAQVIIDVIPELEYILGQQPNVAELSGSAVQNRFNLLFQRFVQVFSTKEHPLVMFLDDLQWADTASLKFIQLLMSQNKVDNNNSALLSVESRENIWNPIFEGEAWDVQETQASNSDRTAGGLLIIGAYRDNEVAQAHPLSLTIKEMKNLGVTINQITLSPLNQAHLNRLIADTLHCREEKALPLSQMVFSKTKGNPFFTNQFLKSLHQDGIINFNFGTSSWQYDLETLQTLVLTDDVVEFMALQIGKLPIFTQEVLQLAACIGNEFDLKTLAIVNDKSVVETASKLWSALHEGLILPQTDLYKLFQEGHTSTDSSISPTLQQSSASNFQTPRYKFIHDRVQQAAYFLIPEDQRKHIHLKIGLLLWSNIPDEEREEKIFQLVNQLNIAVELITDLHQREELAQMNLIAGTKALSSTAYAAAIKYLKIGIELLPNDSWISKYQLTLKLYETAAEAAYLCGEFEQMEQLVNVVLLQAKTLLEKVKVYDVKIQAYGAQNQPLNSVNTALNFVKLLGVEFPENPGISDVQLAMAEITSNIGERNIEDLIHLPNMTDAKFLAVIRIISSSSSFVYQAAPQYFPLIVIKQIELSLKYGNAPLSSFAYVLYGLILCGMMGDIESGYQFGNLALSLTNKFNVGELKAKVIEIFYATIRHCKKHTKEILNPLLEGYSAALQTGDLEFASYCIYTHSYASYFVGRELNEVALEMASYSNVISQIKQERVLIWHHVYRQSVLNLLQSSEQRCSLIGEAYDEEKMLPIKMQVKDGIGLLYLYFNKIYLCYLFHEFDQAIENSKLAFNYLDCGVGNLVFPLVYFYDSLAKLAAYNNFTQAEQNQILDTIQAHQEKMKFWAYHAPMNYLHKFYLVEAERYRVRGEYLEAIDCYDRAISLAKENQYVNEEALANELAARFYLAWGKEKIAKIYLIDSYYAYSRWGAKAKVDDLVIRYPRLLASILQPDSQSHQANEKVAFAIEQSISHQSFNQTIIGSKISISDSLDLTAIIKVSQALSGEIDLDKLMSILMQVVMENAGASKSSLILSEGDTGELKVATVSVSSISESISISFPASILESSLDVPVTLINYVKRHREIFVVDEVKNVSFLAREPYIIREKPQSLLCLPIIHQGKLVGILYLENNLTTGAFTHDRINVLQLLTTQAAISLENAMLYHNLAQTNHRLEDYNYNLEEKIAERTQEIEDKNQNLQQALQQLQQTQTQLIQSEKMSSLGEVVAGIAHEINNPINFIYGNITHASEYVKHLLELIAIYQQEVNIALPRVEYKKAEIDLDFLAEDLPKILESMKVGSSRISNIVLGLRNFSRLDEAEMKPVDIHDGITNTLMLLQHRFQEESEIPKIEVIEEYAKLPLVSCYAGQLNQVFMNIISNAIDALENSKFSHQNFLEKNAEILTRPQIRIRTQLSNSSNVQICIADNGCGMTEAVVQKIFEPFFTTKPVGSGTGLGLSISYQVVVEKHKGKLICNSVLGEGTEFVIEIPI
- a CDS encoding 2OG-Fe dioxygenase family protein, giving the protein MQKVWGATELEYAFLFTVRKVNSINLEGFKPFFNDMPIDPYIKGNYRSRRLSRFTITEDKLIKLPHGHLFQSKSYNPLVGDIKREFAELDDALIELDIFKNLVLAFTDSCKLHPEAEIGVHQIRTTCSPDNLGNPAPEGIHQDGTDFIGIFSVARDNILGGETHLYTAKKEKPIFNKILYPGELLLVNDHEFFHFTTPIKPEMPAPGTRDVFVLTSPSLLIE
- the sfsA gene encoding DNA/RNA nuclease SfsA, translated to MIDWLYNYPLLYPGILLKRYKRFFADVQLASGEVVTAHCPNTGPMTGVSTIGSLVQLSLSDNPNRKLAYTLELIQVHDNEPTWVGVNTALPNRVIKLALAKRLFPELGDYNHIKGEVVYGQDKKSRVDFLLTGSEQERPIYLEVKNTTFSEGRLALFPDTETTRGQKHLRELMALLPVTRAVMLYFINRSDCTEFAPGDMTDPIYGKLLRDAIALGLEVLPCRFDVCPEGIRYLGLAKLKI
- a CDS encoding carbohydrate kinase; its protein translation is MSNPRVLCLGEVLFDCLADQLGLKLEEVKSWTPYPGGAPANVACALVKLGTPTGFIGSVGEDEPGNTLVTLLKDVGVDTTGVQRHPTAPTRQVYVVRDLAGDRSFAGFGKYDTTEFADTRLQAEQLPRSLFQEADFLVLGTLELAYPESEKAIHRALELAVYYDLKIVLDVNWRPVFWHDENIARQKIAELFKRVDFLKLSKEEAEWLFGTHDAGAITYRLDSVEGVLITDGENGCAYCLAENEGRLPSFSIPVVDTTGAGDSFLAGFIHQLLQHGIQGMGNAETAKRIVTYASAVGALTTIKPGAIASQPTAAEVEAFLASHQV
- a CDS encoding helix-turn-helix transcriptional regulator, with translation MAAGESQTPVSLSDRELQIIDLVAAGLTNQEIAGKLEISKRTVDNHISNILTKTQTENRVALVRWALQWGKVCLNDVNCCSLPNHND
- a CDS encoding DUF6391 domain-containing protein, which gives rise to MNTSTSVQSGSSPFDFFNFDLTLPLTGKAPQVTENTCVGKDSASTSTNFHKSTQDAELLRQLSFIPGLKEILMLRQVHALEHATVWVLSESKSVCTRGTEASTVQVDNELLGGLSTEQGFYLYGEVNISDLRRAVTLALHRLTNGEWDLAVHPRCGTNLSVAMLLTAGLAVGVNLLLPFRPIEQLIGLGLAATTAAELSPDLGFMAQRYLTTAIPFNLKIENIIRKRDVWGREAHFIKVTWQE